CATGGGTTCCTTGATAACATTTTGCTAAATGAGTATTTTTTATTTGGCTTCCATACGCAGATTTTGATGAGTGCAACTCCCCTTCCAGTCCATGTGTTCCAGGAGCTACTTGTGAGAACAGAGTTCCTGGGTACTTTTGTCACTGCCCAGAGGGGACTTGGGGCAACGGTTCCACATCCGGAATCGGCTGCCGCAAGCTCCACAAGCACtttccaatggttgaaattgtcATAGGTCAGAGAACATCTTCCCTTATTTCACTAGCAAAACAGCAAGCAGAATGTGCAGAACAAAATGTAAAAAAACTTTTCTAATTCTCTTTTCCTGTTCGCCACAGCGACTGTCATGTGCACTGGGCTGCTGACACCATGTCTGTATTGGCTATATTTGGCTCGAAAGAAGAGACAcctcaaaaatctcaaaaccaAATACTTCCGTCAGAATGGAGGCCTCCTGCTACAACAATACTTCTCTCCAAGCAAAGGTACAGCTATCAAACACATCAAAATCTTCTCTGCAAGCGAGCTCAAGAAGGCCACCAGCAACTATGATAGCAGCAGAATTCTAGGGAGTGGGGGCCAAGGCACCGTCTACATGGGAACCCAAGAAGATGGATCAATCATCGCCATAAAAAAACCAGAAGAGGTGGCCGAAGGCCAAGTTGATCAGTTCATAAATGAGCTTGTCATCCTTAGCCAAATTGATCATAAGAACATTGTTAAGCTCTTGGGTTGTTGCTTGGAGACCCGAGTTCCATTGCTCATCTATGAATTCATCTCGGGTGGTACTTTATACCAGAAACTCCATCATGATCCCAACCTTACAATTCAGTTATCATGGAAGGACCGCCTCCGGATAGCCGGTGAAATTGCAGATGCTCTTTCTTACCTGCACAGTTGTGTTTCAATGCCTATTTTCCACAGAGATGTCAAGTCATCCAACATACTATTAGACGAGAACTTCATGGCGAAGCTTGCCGATTTCGGAGTCTCTAGACTTATTCCAATAGATAAAATCAGGGTGTCAACGACCGTGAAAGGGACTATAGGATACTTGGATCCTGAATACTTCAAAACTGGAAAATTAACAGAGAAGAGCGACGTGTATAGCTTCAGGGTTGTTCTGCTTGAGCTTTTGTCGGGAAGGAAGCCTGTCCAACACCAACAGACACGAGACTACAGTAGCCTGGTACTGCATTTCCTGTCTTATGTCAAGAGTGGAAATTTGCTTGAGGTTCTAGACGAGGGAATAGTGAGAGAGGCAAAAATGGAAGATTTGCTAGCTGTTGCAAAGATTGCTCGAAGATGCTTGAGTTTGAGAGGAGAAAAGAGACCGACCATGAAAGAAGTGGTGCAGAAGCTTGTCTGCCTTGGATGATCTTATATGCCCCGAAAATCTCGCTTTCGCGCAATGTAATTCGATTCCAGCAAAAATCTCTTCGAGTTTCTTCAAAAAATTGTTCTGGGGTCTTTTAAAGAACACTATCTTTGAGGTGATATTTACACCCTATCAATTCTTAAGCTGGTTTGCAAGAGGGGTGCAGCAATCTGCCTTCGTCCTCTCTCAATCAGGAGAAATGTGAGCTTAGGCCCGGAAAATTGAAAACAATACCCGAAACACTCCCCCATGACTTCTTACCTGTTTTCAAGTAAAGCTCACATATACGCCGTGCATATGCCAGAAATCTCATATTTCTCTCACAATGATCACCTCATATTTTGTGCATTAGAATTTAATTATGAAAAATACTGATTATTGGTATGTGGAATTTGCTTTCTCCTTGCTATCCaaaagaaacacacacacacacacgcacactaaAGTTCTAAACAGTGGGGAAAAAACCCTTTCCATAGTTCCATAATCGTtgcatttctattttctttcccaCAATCCAAAAAGAACCATTTAAGTTTGTTCAAACAGTGCCTCATTAGTAATTGCTACAGGTAGGGGTAGCAATGGGTCGAGTGATGCAATAATCAACTGGACCGATCCGCATCTAAGGCAGGTTTAAACCAAGCTTTCAAAATCGTTAGTGAGCCACGCTTTGGTGCCCATTTAATTAAATGAGCCAGGCTCTGGTTGACTCTTACCAATCCGACCTGCCCATATAGCCTATCAATAGTCAGGGCCAAATAACCCAACTCATCCAACCCAACACCTAAATAAATAAGTGCAGATGCATccacataatgtatgtatttttgtATGTACTTGAGCTCAAGTTTGGTTGTTCAAGGTTAGGTTAGGTTTGTTGATCCTAACCCAATTAGAATTAAATGGCTATGGTCAGCTAGGGCTTGGGCTTGATGATTTTTAAGTAGGTCCGGTTGGTCCACATGGTAATGGGTTCAGGACAAGTTAAGACAGGAATTCTTTTCCAGTTTAGTAAATGGGTGAGGCTGAGGCAAACCTTGACTGGAACCCAGATCCATTGCTACCCCTGGCTACAAGATCTCGTGCATCATAACTCATGAATGGACTTGAATCCGTCAGtatgaaacattttttttttcaagcaaaATCCTCCAACATATGAAAGAATAAAAAGTGCTTTTGTCATGcctcctttttaaaaaattttttaaaaataaaaaaaataaaaaataaaaaaaaatcaattcttaGGATGGTGCACTCGTCTCAATTGGACCTACGTTGAGTTGATATCATAATTCAACCAAAACCTCCTTGACTTGGGTTGTATTGGTCAAGCTACTTGTGTGAATTAGCTCCGTCTAACTCAAGCATGAAAGGGTCAAATATGatacttttcattttctttttcactgATTTTAACCTCCAAACTATAGATGTAGGTTATTGAGATAATAGACGCTCTACTTTGATCGAACGTCGAATCAAATGAAAAAGTTGTCAGACAAGGCCTTGGGTTCAGGGTCAATAAAAGGCTTGCGAGACCCTTAATCAAACACGACCTGTGCAACTTCGAAGCTGGGTCAGGACTAGAGATTTATAGCACCCCGGCTATGGCACCAATCATATGATCCTATCTACCCCCATCAAATtcctgcaaatggatggttaagatggagagagagagagagagatgtgtgtgtCCTGATGCGATTTAGGGCATAAAGGCACACATGAGCTGGAAGGTTTGATTCCATGTTCTCCAGAAAACCccgatgcggatttcctgccaaagccatTCATGGGAAACtagttagggcccaccgtgatgtttttgagaaatctactccattcatccgttttgccagatcattttataacatcAGACTAAAAATGAGGAGGAACCAATATTCAAATGGGCCACTCGagaagaaacaatggagattggacgaccaccattgaaacgtGCGTATGGCCATAGAAATTTTTTATCAGGCTATTTTTCCAATGTTTTAGTTCATCGCAGTAGCAATGaccgtataaacggtttggatggcatataatcatcaAGGCAACGGTCTGCATTTCTTTCCCCACTTTTCCCTCTAGTGTGGTctccttgagttttagatccgcgTCATTCTATGTCTAGTGTCCtaatatgagctgaaaaaaacggatgaatggggtggatttctcacaaacatcgtgatcagccccacatagcttctcagcgcaggaacttcctgggcAAGCAATCTACGTCCAAAACACTCAAACCTTGCTTGCCTGGTGCATGTCGTTTAACACTTTTAACCTCTTGTaagttggacgcggattgcgtcctaccccagggttctgtggggcc
This region of Magnolia sinica isolate HGM2019 chromosome 1, MsV1, whole genome shotgun sequence genomic DNA includes:
- the LOC131218849 gene encoding putative wall-associated receptor kinase-like 16 isoform X1, whose translation is MNLGASCNRFLKTKIKIKKTEQTFSIMAVSTIFPSLLLVIAYYFSIFVTSNLSPPLPHCLENCGNTKITYPFGIGEGCFYPGFEINCKQNISFLARSNLQLLEILPGEVRINSTPFIAVCKFIRCFLYDPVQINLPEKSPYKFPIKSNKFIVTGCNKRGSISGSVSAMNACTSMCPRGETVVNGSCSGHSCCQVDVPSISNSLNISVMEVPTATNFMPFGRLGYGFVVEDGSYIFTGSDLWNFSHDIHMNLDWAIGKKCCSQVKNSSSICGENSSCDDSMTSSGYLCKCADGYRGNPYLNGPQGCQDFDECNSPSSPCVPGATCENRVPGYFCHCPEGTWGNGSTSGIGCRKLHKHFPMVEIVIATVMCTGLLTPCLYWLYLARKKRHLKNLKTKYFRQNGGLLLQQYFSPSKGTAIKHIKIFSASELKKATSNYDSSRILGSGGQGTVYMGTQEDGSIIAIKKPEEVAEGQVDQFINELVILSQIDHKNIVKLLGCCLETRVPLLIYEFISGGTLYQKLHHDPNLTIQLSWKDRLRIAGEIADALSYLHSCVSMPIFHRDVKSSNILLDENFMAKLADFGVSRLIPIDKIRVSTTVKGTIGYLDPEYFKTGKLTEKSDVYSFRVVLLELLSGRKPVQHQQTRDYSSLVLHFLSYVKSGNLLEVLDEGIVREAKMEDLLAVAKIARRCLSLRGEKRPTMKEVVQKLVCLG
- the LOC131218849 gene encoding wall-associated receptor kinase 3-like isoform X2 — encoded protein: MVVRLDTLLHQKCQSPNSWINLPEKSPYKFPIKSNKFIVTGCNKRGSISGSVSAMNACTSMCPRGETVVNGSCSGHSCCQVDVPSISNSLNISVMEVPTATNFMPFGRLGYGFVVEDGSYIFTGSDLWNFSHDIHMNLDWAIGKKCCSQVKNSSSICGENSSCDDSMTSSGYLCKCADGYRGNPYLNGPQGCQDFDECNSPSSPCVPGATCENRVPGYFCHCPEGTWGNGSTSGIGCRKLHKHFPMVEIVIATVMCTGLLTPCLYWLYLARKKRHLKNLKTKYFRQNGGLLLQQYFSPSKGTAIKHIKIFSASELKKATSNYDSSRILGSGGQGTVYMGTQEDGSIIAIKKPEEVAEGQVDQFINELVILSQIDHKNIVKLLGCCLETRVPLLIYEFISGGTLYQKLHHDPNLTIQLSWKDRLRIAGEIADALSYLHSCVSMPIFHRDVKSSNILLDENFMAKLADFGVSRLIPIDKIRVSTTVKGTIGYLDPEYFKTGKLTEKSDVYSFRVVLLELLSGRKPVQHQQTRDYSSLVLHFLSYVKSGNLLEVLDEGIVREAKMEDLLAVAKIARRCLSLRGEKRPTMKEVVQKLVCLG